In Streptomyces sp. NBC_00483, a single window of DNA contains:
- a CDS encoding GAF domain-containing protein produces MLEDGPSVVHDVSLAAAVGRRALPIRLCTAFTRSLGAQHATMSLFPCLEQWQLLYASDECALRAEAAQFAHADGPSVSAALEARTVFVPEVRGGDGDRSHVPDWSDDLPGVRHVLALALHREFRPVGVICLYFTRPTQLPAAHITEAERAADVAREELLRWRPAHADPAGPQPVWATDTRAARWERIHRAAGYVAEREDCPVGDALAWLQTASTRRKQSLLDTCDLVLQPAGARPGGHRRAPAVAS; encoded by the coding sequence ATGTTGGAAGATGGCCCGTCGGTCGTTCATGATGTGTCGCTCGCGGCGGCCGTGGGGCGGCGTGCCCTGCCGATACGGCTGTGCACGGCGTTCACCCGGTCACTGGGTGCGCAGCACGCGACGATGTCCCTGTTCCCCTGCCTCGAACAGTGGCAGTTGCTGTACGCCAGCGACGAATGCGCTCTGCGGGCCGAAGCCGCCCAGTTCGCGCACGCCGACGGGCCCTCGGTCAGTGCCGCGTTGGAGGCACGGACCGTCTTCGTCCCCGAGGTACGCGGCGGCGACGGCGACCGCTCGCACGTGCCGGACTGGTCCGACGATCTGCCCGGGGTGCGACACGTCCTGGCGCTGGCGCTGCACCGCGAGTTCCGGCCGGTCGGGGTGATCTGCCTCTACTTCACCCGGCCCACCCAGCTGCCCGCGGCGCACATCACCGAGGCCGAACGGGCCGCCGATGTCGCACGCGAGGAACTGCTGCGCTGGCGCCCCGCGCACGCGGACCCCGCGGGTCCCCAGCCGGTCTGGGCCACCGACACCCGCGCGGCCCGCTGGGAACGGATCCACCGGGCCGCCGGTTACGTGGCCGAGCGCGAGGACTGCCCCGTCGGTGACGCTCTGGCGTGGCTACAGACGGCCAGCACACGTCGGAAGCAATCCTTGCTCGACACCTGTGACCTGGTCCTACAGCCCGCCGGGGCGCGTCCGGGCGGGCACCGGCGGGCCCCCGCCGTCGCGTCCTGA
- a CDS encoding DUF3662 domain-containing protein, translating to MMRLVEDVERTMERWTDTMWARLLPPRRKRGEVVSILRRHCDDRALILGRRRVLVPNAFVVELPPPVHLQLAAHSGDVSRHLAVQVRRHAAESGYTFAGPVAVHLEPSTSTTLGRFRVHSRIAPIPARRRGE from the coding sequence ATGATGAGACTGGTCGAAGACGTGGAACGGACGATGGAGCGCTGGACGGACACGATGTGGGCCCGGCTGCTCCCGCCCCGGCGCAAGCGGGGCGAGGTGGTGTCGATACTCCGCCGGCACTGCGACGACCGGGCGCTGATCCTGGGACGCCGGCGCGTACTGGTCCCCAACGCCTTCGTCGTCGAACTGCCCCCACCGGTCCACCTCCAACTCGCCGCCCACAGCGGCGACGTGAGCCGCCACCTGGCCGTCCAGGTCCGCCGCCACGCCGCGGAGTCGGGATACACCTTCGCGGGCCCCGTCGCCGTCCACCTGGAACCCTCAACGAGCACCACCCTCGGCCGCTTCCGCGTCCACAGCCGCATCGCACCGATCCCGGCGCGCCGCCGGGGCGAGTGA
- a CDS encoding MFS transporter, producing the protein MGAGVALAVVAVSTLLSMSVWFSASFVLPQLKEEWGLSPGSGALLTVAVQLGFVVGAVSSAMSGLADRVANRFLMCGGAVGAAAANGGVLLADGLWSAVVLRLVTGFFLAAVYPPALKETATWFRAGRGKALGVMIGALTVGSALPHAVNAAGGVDWHLVIAVTSLMGACGGVLVLSLRWPGPYPFPRRRVTVGGALRSLRNRDVVLADLGYVGHMWELYAMWGTVASLLASVPVVEGSGRTDALASTIAFVCIGVGAFGCLLGGVLGDRWGRASAARICLVCSGGAALLLAVGVDAMPSGLVIAVCVFWGFWVVADSAQFSALVTERADPDYVGGALSLQLALGYSTTAVTLWGVPVLVEHTSWRVALLVLVVGPVVGVVAMSRSIVRDRRAAAVA; encoded by the coding sequence ATGGGGGCCGGCGTCGCGCTGGCTGTCGTCGCGGTGAGCACGTTGTTGTCGATGAGTGTGTGGTTCTCCGCGTCGTTCGTGCTGCCGCAGTTGAAGGAGGAGTGGGGGCTGAGTCCGGGGTCCGGGGCGTTGTTGACTGTCGCCGTGCAACTCGGGTTCGTCGTGGGGGCGGTGTCGTCGGCGATGTCCGGGCTGGCCGACCGGGTGGCGAATCGTTTTCTGATGTGTGGTGGTGCGGTGGGTGCCGCGGCCGCCAATGGTGGGGTGCTGCTCGCAGACGGGCTGTGGTCGGCTGTTGTGCTGCGGCTGGTCACCGGGTTCTTCCTCGCGGCGGTGTATCCGCCCGCGCTCAAGGAGACCGCGACGTGGTTCCGCGCCGGGCGGGGCAAGGCGCTGGGAGTCATGATCGGCGCGCTCACCGTCGGCTCGGCGCTGCCCCATGCCGTGAACGCCGCGGGAGGCGTGGACTGGCATCTCGTCATCGCGGTGACATCCCTGATGGGCGCGTGCGGGGGCGTGCTCGTCCTTTCCCTGCGGTGGCCCGGTCCCTACCCGTTCCCGCGGCGCCGGGTCACCGTCGGGGGCGCCCTGCGGTCGCTGCGCAACCGCGATGTCGTGCTCGCCGACCTCGGGTACGTGGGGCACATGTGGGAGCTGTACGCGATGTGGGGCACGGTGGCGTCGCTGCTGGCGAGTGTGCCGGTGGTGGAGGGATCGGGGCGGACCGATGCGCTTGCCTCCACCATCGCCTTTGTGTGCATCGGAGTTGGCGCGTTCGGGTGCCTCCTGGGTGGAGTGCTCGGGGACCGGTGGGGGCGTGCCTCCGCGGCGCGCATCTGCCTCGTCTGTTCCGGTGGGGCCGCGCTGCTGCTCGCTGTTGGTGTCGATGCGATGCCGTCGGGCCTCGTCATCGCGGTGTGTGTCTTCTGGGGGTTCTGGGTGGTGGCCGACTCCGCCCAGTTCTCGGCGCTGGTCACCGAACGGGCCGACCCCGACTACGTAGGCGGGGCCCTGTCGTTGCAGCTTGCGCTCGGCTACTCGACCACCGCGGTCACGCTGTGGGGCGTGCCTGTGCTGGTCGAGCACACGTCGTGGCGGGTCGCGCTGCTGGTGCTCGTGGTGGGGCCCGTCGTGGGTGTGGTGGCCATGAGCCGGTCGATCGTCAGGGATCGGCGTGCGGCGGCGGTGGCTTGA
- a CDS encoding CHAT domain-containing protein, whose translation MTDAVIRITDDRVQLHTNTHEFEWMLGDELVAVAHDQTGDKASPFTAALESGAPPQQRTDIGLRLYRAVFDAAPAGRWAELQEGASEQDPLHVRVDIESPTLAQLPWELMRDRRQAWSRNNLVLLRRGRRVGTSAETPPERGPLRVLLVVCNPRDRRLLADQELALIGAALTQLPGRVHTEVIDGPNLRELIAEVTHVRPHVLHFIGHGMRAVAGDTGGLHFNAAQPAIGSPDPGWEAPEESWTLGPEQMDHLYASWKPRLVVLNACRQAHAPAAEFADLIETCLDRGSLAVVAMQADIDSPAAAEFSHSLYQALADAQPIDAAVTAARNHLHIDDSNGPSWALPVLQCGVEDPRDVVRMKFGHPEPELTRLNKSWPFAELAMFVGQAKERRTGWWEPPESTDPPDRLLAITSAQQKSGKTWLAKWCLLTCMLRGEDITYADLADYAGQGHGDEPVTLDWLAVLRALREACTDDKHQPNAMHVTEFARFNQVLNLAAQGGQRWAEGMPSPAFDLGHSFKVDADRHAEARRAEIFSAFLNTLRSRAVARRRPHLLAIDSVQRISESDFSDALLPLLLGPVQDADSDFPLRILTVAPHSWPGFRHLQKFMEGSPVVLTNLQQPHYKRLAREFWERQRHENQILRRQRFQDFEALLDGMNGLQGTQQSFHVGMYQRVLDTWLDMGGMREVG comes from the coding sequence ATGACCGACGCAGTTATTCGCATCACTGATGACCGGGTTCAACTACACACGAACACCCATGAGTTCGAGTGGATGCTGGGCGACGAGCTGGTCGCGGTCGCACACGACCAGACCGGCGACAAGGCCTCGCCGTTCACCGCGGCACTCGAATCCGGGGCTCCCCCGCAGCAGCGGACCGACATCGGACTGCGCCTGTACCGAGCGGTGTTCGACGCGGCGCCCGCCGGTCGCTGGGCGGAGCTGCAGGAAGGGGCATCCGAGCAGGACCCGCTGCACGTCAGGGTGGACATCGAGTCTCCGACACTCGCCCAACTGCCCTGGGAGTTGATGCGCGACAGGCGGCAGGCGTGGTCGCGCAACAACCTTGTACTGCTGCGTCGCGGGCGGCGCGTCGGGACCTCTGCGGAGACCCCTCCGGAGAGGGGGCCCCTGCGAGTACTGCTGGTGGTGTGCAATCCGCGCGACCGCCGCCTCCTCGCCGACCAGGAGCTGGCGCTGATCGGAGCGGCTCTCACACAGCTGCCCGGCCGGGTGCACACCGAGGTGATCGACGGCCCGAACCTGCGTGAACTGATCGCCGAAGTGACCCATGTCCGCCCGCATGTACTGCACTTCATCGGCCACGGCATGCGCGCGGTCGCCGGGGACACGGGAGGGCTCCACTTCAATGCCGCGCAGCCCGCGATCGGCTCCCCGGACCCGGGCTGGGAAGCGCCAGAGGAGAGCTGGACGCTCGGTCCGGAACAGATGGATCACCTCTATGCCTCCTGGAAGCCTCGGCTCGTGGTGCTCAACGCCTGCCGACAGGCACACGCGCCGGCAGCCGAGTTCGCGGATCTGATCGAGACATGTCTGGATCGGGGCTCCTTGGCGGTAGTGGCCATGCAGGCCGACATCGACTCGCCGGCCGCCGCCGAGTTCTCCCATTCGCTGTACCAGGCGCTGGCCGACGCCCAGCCGATCGACGCGGCAGTCACCGCGGCCCGCAACCATCTGCACATAGACGACTCGAACGGCCCCTCGTGGGCGTTGCCGGTCCTCCAGTGCGGCGTTGAGGATCCACGCGACGTGGTGCGGATGAAGTTCGGCCACCCGGAACCCGAACTGACCCGGTTGAACAAGAGCTGGCCGTTCGCCGAGCTCGCGATGTTCGTGGGGCAGGCCAAGGAACGCCGTACCGGCTGGTGGGAACCGCCCGAGAGCACGGACCCGCCGGACCGTCTCCTCGCCATCACCTCCGCACAGCAGAAGTCCGGCAAGACCTGGCTCGCCAAGTGGTGCCTGCTCACCTGCATGCTGCGCGGCGAGGACATCACCTACGCCGACCTCGCCGACTACGCGGGCCAGGGCCATGGCGACGAGCCGGTGACCCTGGACTGGCTGGCCGTACTGCGGGCGCTGCGCGAGGCGTGCACGGACGACAAGCATCAGCCCAACGCCATGCACGTCACGGAGTTTGCCAGGTTCAACCAGGTGCTCAATCTCGCCGCCCAGGGCGGCCAGCGCTGGGCCGAGGGGATGCCGTCGCCCGCATTCGACCTCGGCCACTCCTTCAAGGTGGATGCCGACCGGCATGCCGAGGCCCGCAGGGCCGAGATCTTCAGTGCCTTCCTGAACACCCTGCGGAGCCGGGCCGTGGCCCGTCGCCGCCCCCATCTGCTGGCCATCGACAGCGTACAGAGGATCAGCGAGTCCGATTTCAGCGACGCCCTCCTGCCGTTACTGCTGGGCCCCGTACAAGACGCCGACAGCGACTTCCCGCTGCGCATTCTGACCGTGGCTCCCCACAGCTGGCCCGGGTTCCGGCATCTGCAGAAGTTCATGGAGGGCTCACCCGTGGTCCTGACAAACCTCCAACAGCCCCACTACAAGCGGCTGGCCAGGGAATTCTGGGAGCGCCAGCGGCATGAGAACCAGATCCTGCGGCGCCAGCGCTTCCAGGACTTCGAGGCACTCTTGGACGGCATGAACGGCCTGCAGGGCACTCAGCAATCCTTCCACGTCGGGATGTATCAGCGGGTCCTGGACACATGGCTCGACATGGGCGGCATGAGGGAGGTGGGCTGA
- a CDS encoding MFS transporter has protein sequence MAEGTRPSVKGTKPSVIRSPGIPPLMTVVLCCFSGFALLLPVSPQWALDGGADEFGAGLVTAVLIAMTVASQLCVKATLRKLGWSRTFALGALLLGLPAPLQALSDNLWPILATTALRGAGFGIMTVCGATAVAALAPRGRQGAAIGVYGLSIALPQLVLTPAAPALVAAFALPAILACGILPVLALPFTPALGRALDANADTPAPGPSAPGPPSPSTATGATLRRILMPVTLLLLVTVAGGAILTFTPQFAGTPGAAAGALITFTATAAVTRWSCGVLADRISTRPLNFGLLLASCAGLVLVAWSVRSAPAVLPALLGGLLLLGAAYGGLQSLTLVQALNRAGTEHRHTTSVAWNIGFDAGTGLGSLLLGLAAQVATFSAGFLVMAVATAIAAALTLRPGGRSATPPSPRRAAGTPDTKRDSLSDC, from the coding sequence ATGGCTGAAGGAACGAGACCGTCCGTCAAGGGAACGAAACCGTCCGTCATACGGTCGCCCGGCATCCCGCCCCTGATGACGGTGGTGCTCTGCTGCTTCTCGGGGTTCGCGCTGCTGCTGCCCGTATCCCCGCAGTGGGCCCTGGACGGAGGGGCCGACGAGTTCGGCGCCGGACTCGTCACCGCCGTCCTGATCGCCATGACGGTCGCCTCCCAGCTCTGCGTCAAGGCCACGCTCCGCAAGCTGGGGTGGTCGCGCACGTTCGCCCTCGGCGCCCTGCTGCTCGGTCTGCCCGCGCCTCTGCAGGCCCTCAGCGACAACCTGTGGCCGATCCTGGCCACCACGGCGCTGCGCGGGGCGGGCTTCGGCATCATGACCGTGTGCGGTGCCACCGCCGTGGCGGCACTGGCCCCGCGCGGCCGTCAGGGCGCGGCCATCGGCGTGTACGGCCTGTCGATCGCGCTGCCCCAGTTGGTGCTGACCCCGGCGGCGCCGGCCCTCGTCGCGGCGTTCGCCCTGCCCGCGATCCTCGCGTGCGGCATCCTCCCCGTGCTGGCCCTGCCCTTCACTCCCGCCCTGGGACGCGCCCTCGACGCCAACGCCGACACCCCTGCTCCCGGGCCCTCCGCTCCCGGCCCTCCTTCTCCCTCTACGGCGACGGGGGCCACGCTGAGGCGCATCCTGATGCCGGTGACCCTGTTGCTGCTCGTGACGGTGGCCGGGGGCGCGATCCTGACCTTCACCCCGCAGTTCGCCGGCACACCAGGGGCAGCCGCCGGGGCGCTGATCACCTTCACGGCGACCGCGGCGGTGACCCGCTGGAGCTGCGGCGTCCTGGCGGACAGGATCAGCACCCGGCCACTCAACTTCGGCCTGCTGCTTGCGTCGTGCGCCGGCCTCGTCCTCGTCGCCTGGTCCGTCCGTTCCGCTCCTGCCGTCCTCCCAGCCCTGCTTGGTGGACTCCTGCTGTTGGGGGCGGCGTACGGAGGGCTGCAGAGTCTCACCCTCGTGCAGGCGCTCAACCGCGCGGGCACGGAGCACCGACACACCACCTCCGTCGCCTGGAACATCGGCTTCGACGCGGGCACCGGCCTCGGCTCGCTCCTGCTGGGTCTCGCCGCCCAAGTGGCCACGTTCTCCGCAGGCTTCCTCGTGATGGCGGTGGCGACGGCGATCGCGGCGGCCCTGACACTCCGGCCCGGTGGCCGGTCGGCCACTCCCCCGTCGCCCCGCCGCGCGGCAGGTACTCCGGACACGAAGCGGGACTCCCTCTCGGACTGTTAG
- a CDS encoding EamA family transporter, producing the protein MGAAVEDPRPRSRGAATAPVLMLAQIASLQVGSAVAKGAYASAGPTALAGMRLFFAAVVLWLLVRPRLRGITAPQWRAAVALGLVLAAMNLAYFQAISRLPIGVAATLELLGPLALSIALSRRIEHLVVALLALAGVLLLAAPGASLPAAGLLLGGAAAVCRAGYVVLSRRVGRLFPDWTGLTLALAVGACVLTPVTAVTDGDRVAAHPSVLFTGLLVALLSSLIPYSLDMTVLRRIDARAFGVLLALSPAVAAGIGFVLLHEELTGRQLGAAALIVLAGVWSVRRAARSAGST; encoded by the coding sequence ATGGGCGCGGCAGTGGAGGATCCCCGACCGCGGTCGCGGGGAGCCGCGACGGCGCCGGTGCTGATGCTGGCCCAGATCGCCAGCCTCCAGGTGGGGTCCGCGGTCGCCAAGGGGGCGTACGCGTCCGCGGGTCCCACGGCGCTGGCCGGTATGCGGCTGTTCTTCGCCGCCGTGGTCCTGTGGCTGCTCGTCCGGCCGCGGCTGCGGGGGATCACGGCCCCGCAGTGGCGCGCGGCCGTCGCGCTCGGCCTGGTCCTCGCGGCCATGAATCTGGCCTACTTCCAGGCCATCAGCCGGCTCCCGATCGGCGTGGCCGCGACACTCGAACTGCTCGGCCCGCTGGCCCTGTCGATCGCCCTGTCCCGCCGGATCGAGCATCTCGTGGTGGCGTTGCTGGCCCTGGCGGGCGTACTGCTGCTGGCGGCGCCCGGCGCCTCGCTGCCCGCCGCCGGGCTCCTCCTGGGAGGCGCCGCCGCGGTGTGCCGGGCCGGGTATGTGGTCCTGAGCCGGCGGGTCGGGCGGCTGTTCCCCGACTGGACGGGGCTGACGCTGGCGCTCGCCGTCGGCGCCTGCGTGCTGACCCCGGTCACCGCCGTCACCGACGGCGACCGGGTGGCGGCCCACCCTTCCGTCCTGTTCACCGGGCTCCTTGTGGCGCTGCTGTCCTCGCTGATCCCGTACTCGCTGGACATGACGGTGCTGCGGCGCATCGACGCCCGTGCCTTCGGTGTGCTGCTCGCGCTGAGCCCCGCCGTGGCGGCCGGCATCGGTTTCGTGCTGCTGCACGAGGAGTTGACGGGGCGCCAGCTCGGGGCGGCCGCGTTGATCGTCCTGGCCGGTGTGTGGTCGGTGCGTCGCGCCGCCCGATCCGCCGGGTCTACGTGA
- a CDS encoding CGNR zinc finger domain-containing protein yields the protein MHFNHYGGEAARLAADLVNLTETPRPEDLETLLAAHGVVNRALTTAQAESTWDWSRRLAVCFGRQDLEERCHAVNELLADASSSPRISLHDGQPHLHYSAIGADPAAHIRAVTAAGLAYVICSADADRLGRCARRSCALAFVDTSRNGRRAYCSVRCANNDAVARHRDRGRASQDRTHS from the coding sequence ATGCACTTCAATCATTACGGCGGCGAGGCCGCCCGGCTGGCCGCCGACCTGGTCAACCTGACGGAGACACCACGCCCCGAGGACCTGGAGACACTGCTCGCCGCGCACGGCGTCGTGAACCGTGCACTCACCACCGCGCAGGCCGAGTCGACCTGGGACTGGAGCCGGCGCCTGGCCGTGTGTTTCGGGCGACAGGACCTCGAAGAGCGGTGCCACGCGGTCAACGAACTGCTCGCGGATGCCTCGAGCAGCCCCCGGATCTCCCTGCACGACGGGCAGCCCCACCTGCACTACAGCGCCATCGGCGCCGACCCGGCCGCACACATCCGCGCCGTCACCGCGGCCGGACTCGCCTACGTCATCTGCTCCGCCGACGCCGACCGCCTCGGCCGCTGCGCACGCCGGAGCTGCGCCCTGGCCTTCGTCGACACCTCCCGCAACGGCCGCCGCGCCTACTGCTCGGTGCGCTGCGCCAACAACGACGCCGTGGCCCGGCACCGCGATCGGGGTCGCGCATCACAAGACAGAACACATTCCTAA
- a CDS encoding DeoR/GlpR family DNA-binding transcription regulator: MSPDEVPTGSAELLNPQARQERIRDRVLELGSARIEDLARELGVSVMTIHRDLDRLADEGWLRKTRGAATAQQSVLFESNVRYRTTQQGEAKKALAGAALEHIDRGQAILLDDSTTSLALARALPESGPLTVITNFLAIVNALAGRPGIELISLGGSYDPHYDAFQGMATCDHIKPLRADTVFISTSAVADGHCYHQSQEAILVKRALLEAAQRRILLVDHTKFRKRALHRVAPLSDFDLVIVDDRISRAELEALREDGVTVQVAALRPGPPES, encoded by the coding sequence GTGAGCCCCGATGAAGTCCCCACGGGTTCAGCAGAGTTGCTGAACCCACAGGCGCGCCAGGAGCGCATCCGTGACCGGGTGCTCGAGCTGGGCTCGGCCCGCATCGAGGACCTGGCGCGCGAGCTGGGGGTCAGTGTGATGACGATCCACCGCGACCTGGACCGTCTCGCCGACGAGGGGTGGCTCCGCAAGACGCGCGGGGCGGCCACGGCCCAGCAGTCCGTGCTCTTCGAGAGCAACGTCCGCTACCGGACGACCCAGCAGGGCGAGGCCAAGAAGGCGCTGGCCGGCGCCGCCCTGGAGCACATCGACCGCGGTCAGGCGATCCTGCTGGACGACAGCACCACGTCCCTCGCCCTCGCCCGCGCGCTGCCCGAGAGCGGACCGCTCACCGTCATCACCAACTTCCTCGCCATCGTCAACGCCCTTGCGGGCCGCCCCGGCATCGAGCTGATCTCGCTCGGCGGCAGCTACGACCCGCACTACGACGCCTTCCAGGGCATGGCGACCTGCGACCACATCAAACCCCTGCGCGCCGACACCGTGTTCATCTCGACCTCGGCGGTTGCGGACGGCCACTGCTACCACCAGTCGCAGGAGGCGATCCTGGTCAAGCGGGCGCTCCTGGAGGCCGCCCAGCGCCGGATCCTGCTCGTCGACCACACCAAGTTCCGGAAACGGGCCCTGCACCGGGTCGCCCCGCTCAGCGATTTCGACCTCGTGATCGTCGACGACCGCATCTCCCGGGCCGAGTTGGAGGCGCTGCGCGAGGACGGCGTCACCGTGCAGGTCGCCGCCCTGCGGCCGGGACCGCCCGAGTCCTGA
- a CDS encoding alcohol dehydrogenase catalytic domain-containing protein — MQAVVVHGPEDYRLEEVDVPTPGPGELLLRTEAVGVCASDLKCYHGAPKFWGDENRPAWAQRGIIPGHEFVGVVVAGDDAALAAQQVSVGDRIACEQIVPCEECRYCRRGQYWMCGPHDMFGFRNHHGAMAQYMVIPPKARAHKVSHDLAPHHAAYAEPLSCALHAVERADIHFEDVVVVAGCGPIGLGLIAGARQKNPLKIIALDLDDNKLELGRRTGADIVLNPAKEDVVARVKEMTDGYGADVYLEGTGATPAVAQGLNLLRKLGTYVEYSVFGSDVTVDWSIISDDKELDVRGAHLGPHCWPAAIRLLEEGKVPVDDICTHQFGLADFQKALDLVADTSGASVKVSILPNAESDAVIA, encoded by the coding sequence ATGCAGGCCGTGGTAGTCCACGGGCCCGAGGACTATCGCCTCGAGGAAGTCGACGTCCCCACACCGGGTCCCGGCGAACTGCTGTTGCGGACCGAGGCGGTGGGGGTGTGCGCGAGCGACCTCAAGTGCTACCACGGCGCCCCCAAGTTCTGGGGCGACGAGAACCGCCCGGCATGGGCGCAGCGCGGCATCATCCCAGGTCACGAGTTCGTCGGCGTGGTGGTCGCGGGCGACGACGCCGCGCTTGCCGCCCAGCAGGTGAGCGTCGGTGACCGCATCGCGTGCGAGCAGATCGTGCCGTGCGAGGAGTGCCGCTACTGTCGGCGCGGTCAGTACTGGATGTGCGGCCCGCACGACATGTTCGGCTTCCGCAACCACCACGGCGCCATGGCGCAGTACATGGTGATTCCGCCGAAGGCCCGCGCCCACAAGGTCTCGCACGACCTCGCGCCGCACCACGCCGCGTACGCGGAGCCGCTGTCCTGCGCGCTGCACGCGGTGGAGCGCGCCGACATCCACTTCGAGGACGTCGTGGTGGTCGCCGGCTGCGGGCCGATCGGCCTGGGCCTCATCGCGGGCGCGCGGCAGAAGAACCCGCTCAAGATCATCGCGCTCGACCTGGACGACAACAAGCTCGAACTGGGCCGCCGTACGGGCGCCGACATCGTCCTCAACCCCGCCAAGGAAGACGTCGTCGCACGCGTCAAGGAGATGACCGACGGCTACGGCGCCGACGTCTACCTGGAGGGCACCGGCGCGACGCCCGCGGTCGCACAGGGCCTCAACCTGCTGCGCAAGCTGGGCACGTACGTCGAGTACTCGGTCTTCGGCTCGGACGTCACGGTCGACTGGTCGATCATCTCCGACGACAAGGAACTCGACGTCCGCGGCGCCCACTTGGGCCCGCACTGCTGGCCCGCGGCGATCCGCCTCCTGGAGGAGGGAAAGGTGCCGGTCGACGACATCTGCACCCACCAGTTCGGCCTGGCCGACTTCCAGAAGGCGCTCGACCTGGTCGCCGACACCTCCGGTGCCTCCGTGAAGGTGTCCATCCTGCCGAACGCCGAGTCCGACGCGGTGATCGCGTGA
- a CDS encoding MFS transporter has protein sequence MTAAATGAVKAPETRLDRMGIPHSLRWGFVAVLVFMTGNGTESNFIAPHIEHVLGSTTATASTIISMYGVSVLVGSYLSGALTDLWGPRRVMLLGTVVWVVFEALFLAGLASGSMPMVFLTYFLRGFGYPLFAFAFLVWVNLVSPKERNGAAVGWFYVMFTGGLPTLGSLFALGMIPAFGGSTGGETGAMAASTALVVIGFLIARFAVKEPHGSQRVAPADKSSFEVLSAGVRLTAHQPKVLMGFLVRLINTAPQYGMFIILPGVIADDRGWGQSRWLTMTVLVYATNILVNALFGAIGDRWGWRRTVQWFGVFGSSIGLLAWWYVPQMVPAGSTWGFWVSVVAGCVFGCLLAGFVPMGAIMPALVPAEFKGAAMAMYTTAAGGASFLGSAVVAAVLSVGLGNAGVVWAFVVLYGAAFVMVSFLNVRQSEPSSEEEQAGAVMAR, from the coding sequence GTGACGGCGGCGGCCACCGGGGCCGTGAAGGCCCCCGAGACCCGGCTCGACCGCATGGGCATACCCCACTCGCTGCGCTGGGGCTTCGTCGCCGTCCTGGTCTTCATGACCGGCAACGGCACCGAGTCCAACTTCATCGCCCCGCACATCGAGCACGTCCTGGGCAGCACCACCGCGACGGCCAGCACCATCATCTCCATGTACGGCGTGTCCGTACTGGTCGGCAGCTACCTCTCCGGAGCCCTCACCGACCTGTGGGGCCCGCGGCGGGTCATGCTGCTCGGCACCGTGGTGTGGGTCGTGTTCGAGGCGCTGTTCCTGGCGGGCCTCGCCTCCGGCAGCATGCCCATGGTCTTCCTGACCTACTTCCTGCGTGGCTTCGGCTACCCGCTGTTCGCGTTCGCCTTCCTGGTGTGGGTGAACCTCGTATCACCGAAGGAGCGCAACGGCGCCGCGGTCGGCTGGTTCTACGTCATGTTCACCGGCGGACTGCCCACGCTGGGCTCGCTGTTCGCACTCGGCATGATCCCGGCGTTCGGCGGTTCGACCGGCGGCGAGACGGGCGCCATGGCGGCCTCGACGGCGCTGGTGGTGATCGGTTTCCTGATCGCCCGGTTCGCCGTCAAGGAGCCGCACGGATCGCAGCGGGTGGCCCCGGCCGACAAGTCGTCCTTCGAAGTCCTGTCTGCAGGAGTGCGCCTGACGGCACATCAGCCCAAGGTCCTTATGGGCTTCCTCGTGCGGCTCATCAACACCGCGCCCCAGTACGGCATGTTCATCATCCTGCCCGGAGTGATCGCGGACGACCGCGGCTGGGGACAGAGCCGCTGGCTCACCATGACCGTCCTCGTCTACGCGACGAACATCCTCGTCAACGCCCTGTTCGGCGCCATCGGCGACCGCTGGGGCTGGCGCCGCACCGTGCAGTGGTTCGGTGTGTTCGGCTCCTCCATCGGCCTGCTCGCCTGGTGGTACGTGCCGCAGATGGTGCCCGCCGGTTCCACCTGGGGCTTCTGGGTGTCCGTCGTCGCGGGCTGTGTGTTCGGCTGTCTGCTCGCCGGGTTCGTACCGATGGGCGCGATCATGCCGGCGCTCGTGCCGGCGGAGTTCAAGGGCGCGGCCATGGCCATGTACACCACGGCGGCCGGTGGTGCCTCGTTCCTCGGCTCCGCGGTGGTCGCGGCCGTGCTCTCCGTCGGCCTCGGCAACGCAGGAGTGGTGTGGGCGTTCGTCGTGCTGTACGGCGCGGCCTTCGTGATGGTCTCGTTCCTCAACGTGCGCCAGAGCGAGCCCAGTTCAGAGGAGGAGCAGGCCGGAGCCGTCATGGCCCGCTGA